A part of Paenibacillus sp. sptzw28 genomic DNA contains:
- a CDS encoding YafY family protein, producing MKIQRLLGITMVLLSQRRVNAQTLADKFEVSLRTIYRDLETINTSGIPLVSYTGNDGGYEIMEQFRIDRQIVTFDDLQSILVALKGVQASLNDQEMDGLLAKIKALVARSEQTQMEEAGETLIFDTNLWYGGGLKDKSILASLRQASKNRTVVSFLYTNTDGIGEQREVEPIGLAWKGYAWYLYAYCRLRNDYRTFRLSRVSGLRVHMEHFTNRGVRMSELDARWGNQETGPSVPLLLHFRSHLRVRVEEAFGLDNVEIQEDGSLHVRVSYPNNHWMYGMILSYGPDVRVLEPAFVADRIRNQGEQIANNYKHEIVSRTCGMERT from the coding sequence TTGAAAATACAGCGTCTGCTTGGCATTACAATGGTGTTATTAAGTCAGCGCCGGGTTAACGCCCAAACGCTTGCGGATAAGTTCGAGGTATCGCTTCGGACGATTTATCGTGATTTGGAGACTATTAATACTTCAGGCATTCCTTTAGTCTCGTACACCGGAAACGACGGGGGATACGAGATCATGGAGCAGTTCCGTATTGATCGGCAAATTGTGACGTTTGACGATTTGCAGTCGATTCTGGTTGCGCTAAAGGGCGTGCAAGCATCGCTTAACGATCAGGAGATGGATGGTTTATTGGCTAAAATCAAGGCGCTAGTGGCGAGGTCGGAGCAAACCCAGATGGAAGAGGCAGGCGAAACGCTTATTTTCGATACGAACCTGTGGTATGGAGGCGGATTAAAGGACAAATCCATACTAGCCTCGCTGCGTCAAGCATCGAAGAACAGGACGGTTGTTTCATTCCTGTATACAAATACGGATGGAATCGGGGAACAGCGGGAGGTCGAACCTATTGGGCTTGCCTGGAAAGGCTACGCTTGGTATTTGTACGCCTACTGCAGGCTGCGCAATGACTACCGCACTTTCAGACTCTCGAGAGTAAGCGGCTTACGGGTCCATATGGAGCATTTCACAAACCGGGGCGTTCGAATGAGTGAGCTTGACGCGCGATGGGGAAATCAGGAGACCGGCCCTTCCGTACCGCTTTTGCTGCATTTCCGCTCCCATTTAAGAGTGCGGGTGGAGGAAGCCTTCGGTCTGGACAATGTCGAGATTCAGGAAGATGGGTCGCTGCACGTCAGAGTCAGCTATCCAAATAATCATTGGATGTACGGCATGATACTCAGCTACGGCCCGGATGTTCGCGTGCTTGAGCCTGCTTTTGTGGCAGACAGGATTAGAAACCAAGGGGAGCAGATAGCTAATAATTATAAGCATGAAATCGTCAGTCGAACCTGTGGAATGGAACGGACATAA
- a CDS encoding epoxide hydrolase family protein — MKTSDTLNSSLGEIHPYQIETSQAELDDLNLRLSLTRWPDEIPGTGWNYGVPLLFVKEMADYWRTAFDWRKQEARLNEIPQFTTTLDGANVHFFHIQSPEPNAMPLLLIHGWPGSPVEFLDLIGPLTDPTSYGGDAADAFHLVIPSIPGFGLSGPTTEAGWTSGRASKAFVELMNRLGYERYGVQGGDMGAMIAPEIGRIAANQVSGVHVNAATMGFIPMGQVEEDVLSSLTEAEKARLARLGQFMSQRFGFNMIQSTRPQTLAYGLHDSPVGLLAWTSELFYGFGDHVGAVDRDRFLTNLMLYWLTGTANSSARMYYEGAHDPAAWAPKAPSPTPVGVAVFEQSDVAIRRYAEQSNNIVHWSEFNRGSHFAAIDAPDLMISDIRTFFRNVVSN, encoded by the coding sequence ATGAAAACGTCTGATACCCTTAACTCAAGCTTAGGTGAAATCCACCCTTATCAAATCGAAACTTCGCAAGCCGAGCTGGACGACCTTAATCTTCGTTTGTCTTTAACACGATGGCCTGACGAGATTCCGGGAACGGGATGGAATTATGGTGTACCGCTTCTTTTTGTGAAAGAGATGGCGGACTATTGGAGAACGGCATTTGACTGGCGTAAGCAGGAAGCACGCCTTAACGAGATCCCGCAATTTACAACTACACTTGACGGTGCTAATGTCCATTTCTTCCATATCCAATCCCCTGAGCCGAATGCCATGCCACTCCTGCTCATTCACGGGTGGCCCGGATCACCAGTTGAGTTTCTGGATCTTATCGGACCGCTAACGGATCCAACCTCGTATGGTGGCGATGCGGCAGACGCGTTTCATCTCGTAATACCGTCGATTCCGGGCTTTGGTTTATCTGGTCCCACGACTGAGGCAGGATGGACATCCGGCCGCGCGTCCAAAGCCTTCGTGGAATTAATGAATCGGCTGGGCTATGAACGCTACGGCGTACAAGGTGGAGATATGGGCGCGATGATCGCCCCGGAAATAGGCCGCATAGCGGCAAACCAAGTTTCCGGCGTCCACGTCAACGCTGCCACGATGGGTTTCATCCCAATGGGTCAGGTTGAAGAAGACGTGCTCTCCTCACTTACAGAAGCAGAAAAAGCCCGACTCGCGCGTCTGGGTCAATTTATGAGCCAGCGGTTCGGCTTTAACATGATTCAATCGACAAGACCACAAACACTGGCTTATGGGCTCCATGATTCTCCAGTCGGTCTGCTCGCCTGGACATCCGAATTGTTCTATGGATTCGGAGATCATGTGGGGGCTGTTGACAGGGACCGTTTCTTAACCAATCTTATGCTGTACTGGCTGACCGGAACGGCCAACTCTTCAGCCCGGATGTATTATGAAGGAGCACACGATCCAGCTGCCTGGGCACCCAAGGCTCCATCGCCAACTCCTGTAGGCGTTGCCGTCTTCGAGCAATCCGACGTTGCGATTCGCCGTTATGCGGAGCAGAGCAACAACATTGTGCATTGGAGTGAATTCAACAGAGGCTCTCATTTCGCAGCGATTGATGCGCCGGATTTAATGATAAGTGATATCCGCACTTTCTTCCGGAATGTAGTAAGTAATTGA
- a CDS encoding TerC family protein has translation MESLWLEYAWALLILIGLEGLLSADNALVLAVIAKHLPDEQKKRAINYGIILAIVFRFAALFAISFIANVWQVQAIGAAYLLYLGLKHIIQARFGKKNENIHADLKQEAAGKGFYPTVGKIALADLAFAIDSILAAVALALGLPDSPLGDFGGMDGGQFIVVVLGGIAGLVLIKYAATWFVKLLGERPALETTAYAIVAWVGVKLAVITLAHEDIGVLDTHFPHSTGWTVAFYVVLVAIALLGWFAPSKKPSKANNA, from the coding sequence TTGGAATCATTGTGGTTAGAGTATGCGTGGGCGTTACTCATTCTTATCGGTTTGGAGGGATTGCTGTCGGCTGACAATGCGCTCGTATTGGCGGTCATCGCAAAGCATTTGCCGGACGAACAGAAGAAACGAGCCATCAACTATGGAATCATTTTGGCCATTGTCTTTCGTTTTGCCGCTCTGTTTGCGATTTCCTTTATCGCAAATGTCTGGCAGGTGCAGGCAATTGGTGCGGCTTATCTTCTATACTTAGGATTAAAGCATATCATCCAAGCGCGGTTCGGCAAGAAGAATGAGAATATTCACGCGGACCTAAAGCAAGAAGCCGCAGGGAAAGGCTTTTACCCTACAGTAGGAAAAATTGCACTGGCAGACCTCGCCTTTGCAATTGATTCCATTCTTGCTGCGGTTGCGCTTGCGCTTGGACTGCCAGACTCTCCGCTTGGCGATTTCGGCGGTATGGACGGTGGACAATTTATTGTAGTGGTGCTTGGCGGAATTGCCGGCTTAGTTTTAATCAAATATGCAGCAACTTGGTTTGTAAAGCTTCTTGGTGAGCGGCCAGCGCTTGAGACAACGGCTTATGCAATCGTTGCGTGGGTTGGGGTAAAGCTTGCGGTAATTACGCTTGCCCATGAGGATATTGGGGTTTTGGATACTCATTTTCCACATAGCACGGGCTGGACCGTCGCCTTTTATGTTGTCTTGGTGGCGATAGCCCTTCTTGGGTGGTTTGCCCCCAGCAAGAAACCTTCTAAGGCAAACAATGCCTAA
- a CDS encoding stalk domain-containing protein: protein MNQIRWLVQVWLVLILFVGAVPALSAETVSSDNQLVLKKNSKSMTFNGGKALQAAQPLTVKNGSSYAALNGLAGPFGYKLSYAAATKESIASNGTIELRFKPGSRTIILNGSPVEGPGPTFILKGSLMVPLRMWANLTGSKISVKGTDTVITWKGAPKADFTVQPDVIYAGQTVVTYLVDGAPSVMDPSNENEVWEGRQDVFLESGPHTVTRRVKNEYGSWSEPYSVTIDVQMPNQPPVADFMADKPVYRIGEPVLLTDTSTDDRSSIKSSKWSGSVPTGFKPGVKPLAYFEPGNYSVTLEVQDEEGLTNSVSKTIAVTSEVLYTQEEFDLLFMPAGEKYAMDGSEVLHYPTVTYESVNDPAQLVNSNSPERWVTTGLAYRSQLTGKARFLFYNENATGYRVKMHLIATNTSGLSAKVGVGAWGQGGPDKISVNSGKMAAVRYLDAVNRNTPVTYTTLAAGESTILLPELSNVPIKQGEVYSAYADIVSDKEITYRIVVLWDTEDPKALFGALDSIQPMPRDTDANGKNLHVRGTFFYADRHIEISETQLGQSAERIVLGDSKVDKLLDGIDEMTGNLEYNHGNFGVLYRMRINVAPNTLIGLNARGGEYTGAFIVNGGLVQVTNTSILKNPNETVVLYRTGVTSETVDIVFTIASASNTPINIVFLPMPERRA from the coding sequence ATGAATCAAATCAGATGGTTGGTACAGGTATGGTTAGTCCTCATTCTTTTTGTCGGCGCCGTCCCCGCGCTCTCAGCGGAGACAGTCTCTTCGGACAATCAACTGGTTCTGAAGAAGAACAGCAAGTCGATGACGTTTAACGGCGGCAAAGCCCTGCAGGCGGCCCAGCCGCTGACGGTCAAGAACGGTTCCTCCTACGCGGCGCTCAACGGCCTTGCCGGCCCGTTCGGCTATAAGCTGTCGTATGCGGCGGCGACCAAAGAATCGATTGCGTCCAATGGAACGATCGAGCTTCGCTTCAAGCCGGGAAGCCGCACGATCATCTTGAACGGCTCGCCTGTGGAAGGCCCGGGTCCGACGTTCATCCTAAAGGGCTCGCTCATGGTTCCGCTCCGCATGTGGGCGAACCTGACGGGCAGCAAAATTTCCGTCAAGGGCACGGATACGGTCATTACCTGGAAAGGCGCGCCGAAAGCGGATTTCACGGTGCAGCCGGATGTGATCTACGCCGGACAGACGGTCGTCACCTATCTGGTGGACGGGGCTCCGTCCGTCATGGATCCGTCCAATGAGAACGAGGTGTGGGAAGGCCGCCAGGACGTGTTCCTGGAGTCCGGTCCGCATACGGTCACTCGCCGCGTGAAGAACGAGTACGGCAGCTGGAGCGAGCCTTACAGCGTCACTATCGACGTGCAGATGCCGAATCAGCCGCCGGTGGCCGATTTCATGGCCGACAAGCCTGTATACCGGATTGGCGAGCCGGTTCTGCTGACGGATACAAGCACTGATGACCGCAGCAGCATCAAGTCGAGCAAGTGGAGCGGTTCGGTTCCGACCGGATTTAAGCCCGGCGTTAAACCGCTTGCATACTTTGAGCCCGGGAACTATTCGGTAACGCTCGAGGTGCAGGATGAGGAGGGCTTGACGAATTCGGTCTCCAAGACGATTGCGGTCACGTCCGAGGTGCTGTATACGCAGGAGGAATTCGATCTGCTGTTCATGCCGGCCGGCGAGAAGTATGCGATGGATGGCTCCGAGGTGCTCCACTATCCGACGGTGACATACGAGTCCGTCAACGACCCCGCTCAGCTAGTGAACAGCAACAGTCCGGAGCGGTGGGTGACGACAGGCCTCGCTTACCGGTCGCAGCTGACGGGCAAGGCGAGGTTCCTGTTCTACAATGAGAATGCGACGGGCTACCGGGTCAAGATGCATCTGATCGCAACGAACACCAGCGGTCTCTCCGCGAAGGTCGGCGTCGGGGCATGGGGCCAGGGCGGACCGGATAAAATTTCAGTCAACTCCGGCAAGATGGCGGCGGTTCGATACCTGGACGCGGTGAACCGCAATACGCCGGTAACGTATACGACGCTTGCAGCCGGGGAATCGACGATTCTGCTGCCGGAGCTGTCGAACGTGCCGATCAAGCAAGGCGAAGTGTATTCCGCTTATGCGGACATCGTCTCGGATAAGGAAATTACGTACCGCATCGTCGTGCTGTGGGATACGGAGGACCCGAAGGCGCTGTTCGGCGCGCTCGATTCCATCCAGCCGATGCCGCGGGACACGGATGCGAATGGGAAAAATCTGCACGTCCGAGGTACGTTTTTCTACGCGGATCGCCACATCGAGATCAGCGAGACCCAGCTGGGACAATCGGCGGAACGGATTGTGCTGGGAGACAGCAAGGTCGATAAACTTCTGGACGGCATCGATGAAATGACGGGCAATCTGGAATACAATCATGGCAATTTCGGCGTACTATACCGCATGAGGATCAATGTTGCGCCGAACACGCTGATCGGGCTGAACGCGCGCGGCGGCGAATATACCGGCGCGTTCATCGTAAACGGCGGGCTCGTGCAGGTGACGAACACCAGCATTCTGAAGAATCCGAACGAGACGGTGGTTCTGTACCGCACCGGCGTGACCTCGGAGACGGTGGATATCGTCTTCACGATAGCCTCGGCCAGCAACACGCCGATCAATATAGTGTTCCTGCCGATGCCGGAGAGAAGAGCGTAA
- a CDS encoding FdhF/YdeP family oxidoreductase, giving the protein MGKTKHSGPIKLPGKPDPKLWVSRIPFGLGRVKPHHIRDTMKVMIDNRDNLPYAYRILTQGVCDGCALGVAGLYDQTLDGPHLCTTRLNLLRLSTMPGIKPDILHADIDELRKLDSAQLRKLGRLPYPLIRRKGERRFSKATWDEALELVAGRIRSLDPRQLAFYLTARGITNESYYTAAKTARFLGTNNIDNASRICHSPSKTALKRSVGIGASSCNYKDWIGTDVLVFWGSVAANNQPVSTKYMYAAKRRGTKIIVINPYREPAMDGYWVPSIPESALFGTKIADDFYQVNIGGDIAFMHGVMKHWFAMETSRPGSAIDHDFVREHVNGYEELRVHVERQSWALLEKSSGLTQARMEEFAGLLASAGSAVFVWSMGLTQHRFGTDNISQVANLALLRGFLGREHCGLMPIRGHSGVQGSGEMGADPFSLPGGEFKEADIARMERIWGFQLSRWQGDIVGVSLENALLPSDHERKLKIFYTSGGNFLETMPEPEFVRACLEAVDLRVHQDIVLNTSTLADAREAVVVLPAMTRYEQPGGGTSTSTERMVYFSPEIAGPRMPEARAEWDIYCDLAARVYPEKRQLIAFKDARSIREEIAAAAPYYDGIQHLKAKGDVFQWGGAWLCEDGVCPTPDGRGNLIPVELPELRRPEGYFSVTTRRGKQFNSMIYDETDPFNSADRYDVLISRADADLLAVSDGDAVVLYNRLGTFHGRAKLADVAPGNLELCWPEGNVLMQKGIYEPFAGIPEYNTAAVLEKAETYHALKDTRYVEKRIAELETETN; this is encoded by the coding sequence ATGGGTAAAACAAAGCATTCCGGTCCGATCAAGCTGCCCGGCAAGCCGGACCCGAAGCTGTGGGTGAGCAGGATTCCATTCGGCCTCGGCCGGGTAAAACCGCATCACATCCGCGATACGATGAAGGTGATGATCGATAATCGGGATAACCTGCCTTACGCTTACCGCATATTGACGCAGGGTGTTTGCGACGGCTGCGCGCTCGGGGTTGCCGGCCTGTACGACCAGACGCTGGATGGCCCCCACTTGTGTACGACCCGGCTGAATCTGCTGCGGCTGAGTACGATGCCGGGGATAAAGCCCGATATCCTGCACGCCGATATTGATGAGCTCCGGAAGCTTGACAGCGCCCAGCTTCGCAAATTGGGCAGGCTGCCCTACCCGCTCATCCGCCGTAAAGGAGAACGCCGCTTCAGCAAGGCGACATGGGATGAAGCGCTGGAGCTCGTCGCCGGACGCATCCGCAGCCTCGACCCGAGGCAGCTCGCTTTTTACTTGACCGCGCGCGGCATTACGAACGAATCGTATTATACGGCCGCCAAGACCGCGCGTTTTCTCGGGACCAACAACATCGACAACGCTTCGCGCATTTGTCATTCGCCCTCCAAGACTGCGCTTAAACGCTCCGTCGGTATAGGGGCATCCAGCTGCAATTATAAGGACTGGATCGGAACCGATGTTCTTGTCTTCTGGGGCAGCGTGGCCGCGAACAACCAGCCGGTATCCACGAAATATATGTATGCGGCCAAGCGGCGCGGGACGAAGATTATCGTCATTAATCCTTACCGCGAACCCGCTATGGATGGATACTGGGTACCTTCGATTCCTGAATCGGCCCTCTTCGGGACGAAGATTGCCGATGACTTCTATCAGGTGAATATCGGCGGCGATATCGCGTTCATGCACGGCGTGATGAAGCATTGGTTCGCGATGGAGACATCCCGTCCCGGTTCAGCGATCGATCATGATTTCGTGCGCGAGCATGTGAACGGATATGAGGAGCTAAGAGTCCATGTGGAGCGTCAGAGCTGGGCGCTGCTTGAGAAGTCATCCGGGCTGACGCAGGCGCGCATGGAGGAATTTGCCGGGCTGCTTGCCAGCGCGGGCTCGGCGGTATTCGTATGGAGCATGGGGCTCACCCAGCACCGCTTCGGCACGGACAACATATCGCAGGTAGCCAATCTGGCGCTGCTGCGTGGATTTCTCGGCCGCGAGCACTGCGGTCTGATGCCGATCCGCGGGCATAGCGGCGTGCAGGGCTCGGGAGAAATGGGCGCCGACCCGTTCAGCCTCCCCGGAGGGGAATTCAAGGAAGCTGATATTGCACGGATGGAGCGCATCTGGGGGTTTCAGCTGTCGCGATGGCAGGGAGATATCGTGGGCGTATCGCTGGAGAACGCGCTGCTGCCAAGCGATCATGAGCGCAAGCTGAAGATTTTCTATACATCGGGCGGCAATTTCCTGGAGACGATGCCGGAGCCCGAATTTGTCCGCGCCTGCTTGGAGGCAGTTGATTTACGGGTGCACCAGGATATCGTGCTCAACACATCGACGCTCGCTGATGCGCGCGAGGCGGTCGTCGTCTTGCCCGCGATGACCCGTTACGAGCAGCCGGGTGGCGGAACGTCCACTTCAACGGAACGAATGGTCTATTTCTCACCCGAGATTGCCGGCCCGAGAATGCCGGAAGCCCGCGCGGAGTGGGATATATACTGCGATCTAGCCGCCAGAGTATATCCGGAGAAGCGGCAGCTTATCGCGTTCAAGGATGCCCGGTCCATTCGGGAGGAAATCGCTGCTGCCGCTCCTTATTATGACGGTATTCAGCATCTCAAAGCTAAAGGAGATGTGTTTCAATGGGGCGGCGCCTGGCTGTGCGAGGACGGTGTTTGTCCGACTCCGGACGGCCGGGGCAATCTGATTCCGGTAGAGCTTCCGGAACTTCGCAGGCCCGAGGGATACTTTTCCGTGACGACCCGCAGGGGCAAACAGTTCAATTCCATGATCTACGACGAGACCGATCCGTTTAATAGCGCTGACCGATACGACGTCCTGATCAGCCGGGCGGACGCGGACCTGCTTGCGGTTTCAGACGGTGACGCTGTCGTGCTCTACAACCGGCTGGGCACCTTTCACGGCAGGGCGAAGCTTGCGGATGTTGCGCCCGGCAATCTGGAGCTCTGCTGGCCGGAGGGCAACGTGCTCATGCAGAAAGGGATATATGAGCCTTTTGCCGGGATACCGGAATATAATACGGCGGCTGTGCTGGAGAAAGCAGAGACCTATCATGCCCTCAAAGACACCCGCTATGTGGAAAAGCGCATTGCAGAGCTTGAGACGGAAACGAATTGA
- the fdhD gene encoding formate dehydrogenase accessory sulfurtransferase FdhD, producing MLPDITTRWPICKYNNLVSSVQEDEIAAEYPLTLRLDGEEFATIVCSPSDLEELALGFLASEGVIRLAKDIESLSIDENRGIVDVKLHRKQSSGKEYYSRRFIGSCCGKSRQFYFHNDVRTARTSMSRIRVSPPQCTRIMQRLQESSAEFHSTGGVHNAALSTPTGLIAVRTDIGRHNALDKLFGYSLQNRLHNADNIIAFSGRLSSEVVLKAAKIGVGVVLSKSAPTDLALNLATDLGITCVGFIRGLEMNVYTHSERIVPEQQL from the coding sequence TTGCTGCCTGATATAACGACACGATGGCCGATATGCAAATACAATAATCTCGTCTCCTCGGTGCAGGAGGATGAGATCGCGGCAGAATATCCGCTAACCTTACGGCTTGATGGCGAAGAATTCGCTACAATTGTCTGCTCCCCTTCCGATCTGGAGGAGCTGGCACTCGGATTCCTTGCATCCGAGGGCGTTATCCGGCTTGCGAAGGACATAGAGTCGCTTAGCATCGACGAGAATCGCGGCATTGTCGATGTGAAGCTTCACCGGAAGCAATCGTCGGGCAAAGAGTACTACTCCCGGAGATTTATCGGCTCCTGCTGCGGCAAGAGCCGCCAGTTTTATTTTCACAATGACGTTCGTACCGCCAGGACCTCGATGAGCCGCATCAGGGTATCTCCGCCGCAATGCACCCGTATCATGCAGCGGCTTCAGGAAAGCTCTGCCGAGTTTCACAGCACAGGCGGGGTACATAATGCCGCGCTGTCCACGCCAACCGGGCTTATTGCGGTGCGCACCGACATCGGGAGGCACAACGCCCTTGATAAGCTGTTCGGATATTCTCTGCAGAACCGTCTTCATAACGCCGATAATATCATCGCCTTCAGCGGCAGGCTCTCTTCCGAGGTGGTGCTGAAGGCGGCCAAGATAGGCGTGGGCGTCGTCTTATCCAAATCCGCCCCCACCGATCTGGCGCTGAATCTAGCCACGGACCTCGGCATCACCTGCGTCGGGTTTATCCGGGGCCTTGAAATGAATGTTTATACGCACAGTGAGAGAATCGTGCCGGAGCAGCAGCTCTGA
- a CDS encoding glutathione peroxidase, whose product MNIYDFSAQTIKGEQKQLADYRGQVLLIVNTATKCGFAPQFKELQQLYEKYNDRGFSVLGFPCNQFQNQEPGSDSEVEQACQINFGVTFPLFAKINVNGKDADPLYKYMKSRTTGLLGSSIKWNFTKFLVDGEGEVVKRYSPTTSPLKIESRIQTLLG is encoded by the coding sequence ATGAACATCTACGATTTCAGCGCACAAACAATCAAGGGCGAGCAAAAGCAGCTTGCCGATTATCGCGGCCAGGTGCTGCTGATTGTCAATACGGCGACGAAATGCGGCTTTGCTCCTCAGTTCAAGGAGCTTCAGCAGCTTTATGAGAAGTATAACGACCGCGGCTTCAGCGTTCTCGGCTTCCCCTGCAATCAGTTTCAGAACCAGGAGCCGGGCAGCGACAGCGAGGTTGAGCAGGCTTGCCAGATCAATTTCGGCGTCACGTTCCCGCTGTTCGCCAAGATTAACGTCAACGGGAAGGACGCGGACCCGCTGTATAAGTATATGAAGAGCAGGACGACCGGACTCCTGGGCTCGTCGATCAAGTGGAATTTCACCAAATTTCTCGTTGATGGGGAAGGGGAGGTCGTCAAACGTTACAGCCCGACTACCTCGCCGTTGAAAATTGAAAGCCGGATTCAGACGCTGCTGGGTTGA
- a CDS encoding phosphotransferase family protein, translating into MESFTKNKKSKAMIDGMIEKAFAGLRAISIEELSEGFFNAAYLIELSNGQEVVLKIAPPENTIVMSHEKNMMFSEVQSMRLVAEKTGVPVASVLFYDNSHDVCEADYFLMEKMPGNSYHSLLKELSEAEKQSIEYQIGQYNSQINTIVGDRFGYFGQPEKQGSVWFDVFKSIVQDAIHDANALNIDLHTDTRNLMELLDRDKVYFDEVTKPRLVHWDLWAGNVFIENGKVTGLIDFERCLWADELMEVGFRSFANNRHFLGGYGIRELADKQKIRSRWYDMYLFLISALECDYRRYDDRGVYDWAIRMIKEGIESINNNDL; encoded by the coding sequence ATGGAGAGTTTTACGAAAAACAAGAAATCTAAAGCGATGATTGATGGCATGATCGAGAAGGCTTTTGCCGGTTTGAGAGCAATAAGTATTGAGGAACTATCGGAAGGTTTCTTCAATGCGGCCTACTTAATAGAGCTATCCAATGGCCAAGAGGTGGTATTAAAGATTGCACCGCCTGAAAATACTATTGTCATGAGTCATGAAAAAAATATGATGTTTAGTGAAGTACAGTCCATGCGGTTGGTCGCCGAAAAAACGGGTGTGCCTGTAGCATCCGTTCTTTTCTATGATAATAGTCATGATGTATGCGAAGCGGATTATTTCTTAATGGAGAAAATGCCGGGCAATAGCTATCATTCGCTGTTAAAGGAACTTAGCGAGGCGGAAAAGCAAAGCATTGAATATCAAATCGGTCAATATAATTCGCAAATAAATACGATTGTAGGAGATCGATTCGGTTATTTCGGTCAACCGGAGAAACAGGGCTCTGTTTGGTTTGATGTTTTTAAAAGTATCGTGCAAGATGCAATTCATGATGCGAATGCGCTCAATATTGATTTACATACGGATACTCGGAACTTGATGGAGCTATTGGACCGAGATAAGGTATATTTCGATGAAGTAACCAAGCCAAGGTTAGTTCATTGGGATTTATGGGCAGGAAATGTTTTTATTGAGAATGGAAAAGTGACAGGGCTCATCGACTTCGAGAGATGTTTATGGGCAGATGAGTTAATGGAAGTCGGATTCAGATCTTTTGCGAATAATCGTCATTTCCTGGGCGGATATGGCATTCGGGAGCTCGCTGATAAACAAAAGATCAGATCCCGATGGTATGATATGTATTTATTTCTGATTTCAGCGTTGGAATGCGATTATAGACGATATGATGACAGAGGTGTGTACGATTGGGCCATACGCATGATAAAAGAAGGCATTGAGTCCATAAACAACAACGATTTATAA